The genomic interval cttcacatctgactcctgatgatcaacctcctccttcacatctgactcctgatgatcaacctcctccttcacatctgactcctgatgatcaacctcctccttcacatctgactcctgatgatcaacctcctccttcacatctcactcctgatgatcaacctcctccttcacatctgactcctgatgatcaacctcctccttcacatctgactcctgatgatcaacctcctccttcacatctgactcctgatgatcaacctccttcTTCACATCTCCTGATgctcaacctcctccttcacatctgactcctgattatcaacctcctccttcacatccgactcctgatgatcaacctcttTCTTCACATCTGattcctgatgatcaacctcctccttcacatctgattCCTGATggtcaacctcctccttcacatctgactcatgatgatcctgatgatcaacctcctccttcacatctgactcctgatgatcaacctcctccttcacacctgactcctgatgatcaacctcctccttcacatctgactcctgatgatcaacaacctccttcacatctgactcctgatgatcaacctcctccttcacatctgactcctgatgatcaacctcctccttcacatctgactcctgatgatcaacctcctccttcacatctgactccagtgaTCAATCCAGAGCGTCTTCTTTTTTGAGGAATCCCGATGGACGACGTCATCGAATAggacgtcatcaccaccaccgcccACAAGTTAATTGTCATTCAGGTTTTTAATGGGAAGAACATTAGCAATATGTCCTGTCTGGTAACTTGTCTCGTTCAAAGGATTTACATTGGCAGGTGCACAGGGAGAAACACCATTAAAAAAACTCAGTTGATCTTAAACTGCGGAAACACTTTTGGAAGTCTTTAACTGCATCAAagtctgtggcctgtgatgttgggacaaaattatagtcccttattatacaagagacaaaattcacaaattctacagcacaacggcagagtcatgtcttcagtgtaaaactaacaatgactcaataatccttctgggaatgttatgatgtcataaagttatgggcggagttagaaagttggctgtcagaagtacagttatacaatgtaaaattacttttaatctgtctgtctgtatatttcaaaacatggcatttgagggtgcagtgagataccccagAGTTTGACGATACTTTTCTCATAAATCATCTTAAAAATTATACTTAATTAaaacctggaaatcaaccaatccgcTGTTGTTTATTCAAaagaaaggtcaaatgctttattatctaaaagtTGAAAGTGACGGAGAGAAATAAAATAGTGCTGATGAATGCGCTGGCTGTGTTCTAGTGGGtttgggcaggtgtgatgtagttaatggagatggaggtgtgttctagtgggtctgggcaggtgtgatgtagttaatggagatggaggtgtgttctagtgggtctgggcaggtgtgatgtagttaatggagacggaggtgtgttctagtgggtctgggcaggtgtgatgtagttaatggagacggaggtgtgttctagtgggtctgggcaggtgtgatgtagttaatggagaatgaggtgtgttctagtgggtctgggcaggtgtgatgtagttaatggagaatgaggtgtgttctagtgggtctgggcaggtgtgatgaatGGAGATtgaaagattagtggaatctatgtgggtagctggacaggtaggatgactgacagtgaaggtgaacaggttgtcacgtgtcaggtgacagaagaatggatgagactgaggcaggaattcctttaaccataaagtggtatatttactgagTAGTCTGTGCTGCATAACAAAGGAAACAAAATAACACGTATCCAATCAAATTCATAATCACAAATTTCAAATCATAACAATCATTCATTATTAACATAATTAGGGAATTCAACAATCCAGTTCATTAAGAAGTCAATTGTAATCACCTGTGAGTCATTTAGGCTCTTAACTATTTCTCATAAATCAGGTAATAAATACAAACAGTGAATGGTCATTCAATCTATAATCTCCTTTAGTTTGATATCAAAGTCGATCAGTTAGCAAACAATGACGTTCTCATTTCACCTTTTCAATCGGTCTTCATGGAATTAATTTAATTACATATTAACCATATCGATTGCATAATTGGCCTATGAGGATCCGTATGGCCGCGATCATTTACAATTCACATTACACAATATGTTTGAAGCGTGCGCTCCAAGACGCGCTCCGCGATAACAACTATAAACAATAACTGATAGCCCACTCTCCCGATCGCAACAGATAGTTCAGATGAAAGGTAACAGAGTCGGTGGACTTACGTGGATTCATGGACGCACAGAACTTCTGGAGCAGACGGAgttaaggaagagaaagcagcgagatcaGGCGATGCCGTTTTCCTCCTTTTATGTGGATGAGATCTGTCGGTCATTGCCACCTGAACTAATTAAAGCGCTCTGGCCCAGCTGAGtaagtggccatgaattaaaggattattccaccaactccatgggccttttctacagagatggaggtgtgttctagtgggtctgggcaggtgtgaggtagttaatggagatggaggtgtgttctagtgggtctgggcaggtgtgatgtagttaatggagatgggggtgtgttctagtgggtctgggcaggtgtgatgtagttaatggagatggaggtgtgttccagtgggtctgggcaggtgtgatgtagttaatggagacggaggtgtgttctagtgggtctgggcaggtgtgatgtagttaatggagatggaggtgtgctctagtgggtctggacaggtgtgatgtaaTTAATGGAgacggaggtgtgttctagtgggtctgggcaggtgtgatgtagttaatggagatggaggtgtgctctagtgggtctggacaggtgtgatgtagttaatggagatggggatgtgttctagtgggtctgggcaggtgtgatgtagttaatggagatgtgtTCTAGTGGgcctgggcaggtgtgatgtagttaatgtttgtatgatgttgtcgtttgtatgttttgtattgtttataaaaagataatataaaatatttttcccaatgcaaagttacacctcactGTTCTATTTTGGGAGTTATTACATgaaaccaatcagaattcagaaGAATGATAAAGTTAGGTGTGAAGTAATATGGAGGACCAGCCTATTACCTATGATGTTaactacaacagaaataacttcaaatgtaGAACTTCAAATTAAACAATCGTTTGCTCTCATGACTTGAGTGATTAAAGTAAACCAACGTTTTGGAAATACATAACGCCATCTAACCAAATATCAAAGAATTTTAGCTATAttcagttatcttagccagccagctaacattagctatatacagttatcttagccagccagctaacattagctatatgcagttatcttagccagccagctaacattagctatatgcagttatcttagccagccagctaacattagcttattgcagttatcttagctagccagctaacattagctatatgcagttatcttagccagccagctaacattagttatatgcagttatcttagccagccagctaacattagctatatgcagttatcttagccagccagctaacattagctatatgcagttatctacgccagccagctaacgttagctatatgcagttatcttagccggccagctaacgttagctatatgcagttatcttagccagccagcaaacattagctatatgcagttatcttagccggccagctaacgttagctatttagcaactagctattagcctaaccagcgtagccaaccagctaacgttagctatttagccaactagctattagcctaaccagcgtagacgaccagctaacgttagctatttagccaactagctattagcctaaccagagtagccaaccagctaacgttagctatttagccaactagctattagcctaaccagcgtagccaaccagcgtagccaaccagctaacgttagctatttagccaactagctattagcctaaccagcgtagccaaccagcacCGAGACCATTTAGAACCAAACTAACAAAACCTAAACGTGTTTGCAGATCAAAAGATCAGAGACAAACAGAATGATGGGAGAAAATTAACCTTCAGAAGTCATTGATCAATGCTGATAAAGTGACACACTGcttaaataataatgagtagttatttatgatgtaaGGTGATTTGTAGAGCAGTCAGTTGGCAGTCGCCTGCAGTGTTGAACcaaaccaaaccaatcaggtggttgttcgcTGAAGACGAATGAcgtgctgctgataaagtgatacaggcatcaACACACTGCTTTGAAGTTTAATGCTTTCAAGGCCTCGTATCAAAACATAACATCCCCATCGAAAAGTTGACAAAAAGGACtatcaaaatatatcaaattaacaTGAAGATTTACTCAATGTCCCCCTCTGATGGCGAGGAAGTATAATACACCTAAACTATCAAAACCGGGCTGATAAACTGGCTGGTGTTCATGAGTTTATAAAACatatactttatacatttgtcataaatgacctgcattgatgagacacacagtgtggatgaacgatcagtagtcgacagggtaaaaatatcactcctaaagaagatgcattttccagttagataccaacatgaaagagggaactttagcataaaacccacatggaaaactgagattcggcaaataacatataaagagaggcttacttgacaccaaaccaacaacagtagttcctaaaacataaattgctaatgtatgatttaaaacgtggattttatgatgtaatgtcaacttCTATCCCAGGACCACTCAATTTTCAAATTCTCCAAATATCtgctgtggattacccagaatcAAATACCTTTATCACTGAGTGTATTACACCGAGTGTAATGTAAATACACTTTAACTTGTTGTCTGAagataaaatatacattttactcaactgcgttacccactccagtcaacaGATGGCGGTCTGGGAATTTAAGGTTATGCTGctggtgtgacgtataatctagtggacggaacgcttctttcaacagcagcaTCAGTAATTCAGCCACCTCCgtagcttgctagacaaaatagCCGAACCAATATAGCTCTTTAGACGCattagtgtatattagccactgtgttttaaacccacttctatcgtctagttagttatccgatttaatttcatatttacagTGTTGTTGTTAGTCAGctagcgggctggttaagttagcattagcctagctaacatccccgGCCATGCGGTCACTAAGCTACTCACCTGCTATAGAAGAAGCGggtatcacagtaaaacaagaagtagagggtgatgccgttactgtgaaagaagaggaagaagcgttcagagtgaaagaggaagaggatgttacagtaaaaggagaggaggatgcagtttatggagtgaaagaggaggaggaagagatgactgttacatcgaaaaaggaggaggaggaagaggagggacctggatatctgggcccggtttcccaaacgcatcttaaggcatccaatggttctaacgatgaatttagccataagatggttttgagaaaccgttccctgattaacactagtaagtactgtcttaaaaacagaggcacaaactctgcagttgttgaactgatgtttggtgttaaagcggaaatctgcaattgctacatccatattgtgacttttaaattatttatttatagccattgattcttgaagaatataacacatggctcatgagcttagttcaactgttgttccccatcagaaccccaaataagctttttttactccaatgtttagaaacaatgtaaatcaacactgtatcgcctcaacatggttaaaacatggttaaaactataatgttgatatcatggatggtcagtcctttgcatccataggtctgtctgtctctagttacatttctccaaccccatAATCAttttattaccaaaacagtggtggaatgacagatttgttattgtttgaactgcagattgctggGTTGTGTGGGTtttttaaacagcaacaaaattgctgcccagagacttggtttggtaaacagctgagggatgggggaaggagaagtgtaaccactctcaaaatcATAGGGAAAGATATTGTAGAAACCGTAACCCAACAactagcgacctcgtcaagaagttcagacatcttggcataacagttataaggtgttggcttgacagtcgctggacccaggtttgagttcagctcagggctaccccctgaattcactatactatgaatacaaggactggccatccatgatgtcataatgatagtttaaccaggtttctaggctctatagtatattctagaattcatccatgatgtcagaATGAtaatttaaccaggtttctaggatatatagtatattctagaattcatccatgatgtcataatgataatttaaccaggtttctaggatatatagtgtattctagaattcatccatgatgtcaacattttagtttaaccaggttactaggctatatagtacatTCTAGAATTGCCACTgccattttacctgctgttgtcttagctgattaactGTTTGTTGTAAATGTTATGTTTTTTTCATATTTTTGTGCAAcacacctcacccaatgtgatacggaactGCAATTTTTTAGACCTTTTAGCTGGAAACTCCAGCAGAAGCTAGctatcagaagctaaccagctaattagctactagctatttagtcattgttagccactgctagcggcctttacctttttagctcagacaccagcctcttttagcctggataatacctgccagtctgcacagcgcgatatcaaccctgagcatatcggactgtttttctccactacatcaccgtattactgccgtaagctctggaccattacaccggataatcgcagctggctagctgctaccgagtggcccagcctcgacgctagccttgagccaggcccatctcccggcctgctcagtggaccctattatcactcggctacacagctgatgcctcccagactcttcactaagacgactagaagccactacatcaccggattcctgctgtAAGCAGGAACCTTTGCACCGgattggctatagtggctaacgcccttgtcccgaagctagcaccagttagcctcgagccaggcgcatctccctgCTAGCATAGTAATGACTACCTAACGGCTTTCCTGGTTCATATATtcctgttcactggaccctatgatcacttggctacatagctgatgcctgctagattgttcattaatcacgggtctccattttgtttattttgtttatctgtcggccccagcctcgaactcaggccctgtgtgtatttaactgaccctctctgcccattcattgccattttacctgttgttgtcttagctgattaactGTTGTTGTcgtacccgttgttgtcttagctagctctcccaatcaacacctgtgattgctttatgcctcgctttatgtctctctaatgtcaatatgccttgtatactgttgtttagggtagttatcattgttttattttactgcagaGCCCCTAGTCccgctcaacatgcctcagagagCTCGTTTGTCCTgactcccacacatgcggtgacctcacctagcataactagagcctccagagatgcaacctctcctatcgtcactcaatgcctaggtttacctccactgtacccgcaccctaccatatacctgtctgtacattatgccttgagtctatcctaccacgcccagaaatctgctccttatCTTCTCTGTACCCATCGCACTAGACAACTAATTCtgatagcttttagccgtaccctcatcctactcctcttgatgtccttgccgtgtctgagtCCTGGCTCtagaaggccaccaaaaattctgaaatgtccatccccaactacaacattttccgtcaagatagaactgccaaaggaggaggagttgcaatctactgcagagatggcctgtatagttctgtcatactttccaggtctacgCCCAAACAGTTCAAgtttctaatttaaaaaatgaatctgtccagaaataagtctctcactgtttccGCCTGTTACAgactcccagctgtgccctggacaccatatgcgaATTGATTGccctcatctatcttcagagtttgttctgttaggtgacctaaactgggaaatgcttaacaccccggccatcctacaatccaagctagatgccctcaatctcacacaaattattgaggaacccaccaggtacaaccctaaatccgtaaacatgggcaccctcatagatattatcctgaccaacttgcccttcaaatacacctctactgttttcaatcaggatctcagcaatcactgcctaattgcctgcatccgttatgggtccgcggtcaaacgaccacccctcatcactgtcaaatgctccctaaaacacttctgcatgcaggcctttctaatcgacctggcccgggtatcttggaaggatattgacctcttCCCGTCAGTCGaagatgcctggtcgttcttttacagtaatttcctcaccaacttaacttctctgggatatgtgggacggtagcgtcccacttggccaaaagccagaaaaaatgtagcgcgccaaattcaaatatactactataaaaatcaatctttcatgaaatcacacatgaaagacaccaaattaaagctacacatgttgtgaatccagccaacatgtctgatttcaaaaaggatttacggcgaaagcacaccaaacaattatgttagctcagtacatagccacaggaaaagacagccattttcccagcaaaagatagtagtcacaaaaagcagaaatagagatcaaattaatcactaacctttgatgatcttcatcagatgacactcataggacatcatgttacacaatacattttgttcgataatgtgcatatttatatccacaaatctcggtttagattggcgccatgttcagaaatgcctccaatatatccggagaaattgcagagagccacgtcaaataacagatatactcatcataaactttgatgaaagacacatattttacatagaattaaagatacacttgttcttaatgcaaccgctgtgtcagatttaaaaaaaactttacgtaaaaagcacaccatgcaataatctgagttaGTTAGtgccacaataaatcgttgttttgttcgataatgtccatgacttatgtctaagtagctacttttgctagtatgtttagtgcacatgtccaaatgctcgcgcagatgcaggtgaactcggacaaaaacttcaaaaagatATATAACAGgtagaataaactggtcaaactaagtagagaatcaatcttcaggatgttgttatcataactatccaataacgttccaaccggagcattccttcatgtctgtagaagttatggaacgcaaggcgatatcatgaggaaagcgcttgaccaggaactggcaatctgccagaccactgactcattcccctcccatccggtcccacaacacagcataagcttcgttccacgttctacagactgttgacatctagtggaaggcgtaggaagtgcaaacagatccatatcttacagggaattgaatcaccgatgagttgaacattgaccagtctcagaattctcacttcctgtttggattttttctcaggtttttgcctgccatatgagttctgttatactcacagacatcattcaaacagttttagaaacttcagagtgttttatatccaatactaataataatgtgcatatattagcatctgggacagagtaagaGGCAGTTCAGTTCAACAGCTCCCCACCCCCAGCAGATACTTCCCCAAGCCTCcctagcttctccttcacccaaatccagatagctgatgttctgaaagagttgcaaaacctggacctgtacaaatcagctgggctagacaatctggaccatctctttctaaaattatccgccgccattgtggaacccctattactagtctgttcaacctctctttcgtatcgtcagaGATTCCGAAAGAATCAGACCAAAGTCGTCTGGCACAGTGCTTAGAGTTTCAActacatgaataacttatttcttgtctacaatcatcgatgtgtactaatgtgaaaacaagacaatatATGACTgttcttgctcattttaagacaaatttcaaataatcattacattcattacagacatcaattgttgtacaacatcatggctacgctgttggcatcacttttttacagtggatttcccctgttgtgggcctttaaccatctgtctgactttgttgttcacacaggagagagacgggactaccgtgggtcctctggggagcctcaacaacctcatgatgctgacaaggcagagaagagtttctccacatcagaacacctcaataaacacctgcagagatccacagggaagaaacctcactgctgctctgactgtgggaagagattcacctccttagcaggcattaaaattcatcagaaaaTCCACACagtagagaaaccttatagctgtcaatgtgggaagagttttactcattcaaccagcctgatatcacaccagagaacacacacaggagagaaaccgtatagctgtgatcaatgtgggaagagttttgttacatctggccatctgaagatacaccagagaacacacacaggagagaaatcttatagctgtgatcaatgtggaaagagttttggtcgatctggccagctgacatcacaccagagaatacacacaggagagaaatcttatagctgtggtaaatgtgggaagagttttactacatctgcccaactgactctacaccagagaacacacacaggggagaaaccgtttagctgtactcaatgtggtatgagttttactcagctaagcaacctgatatcacaccagagaacacacacaggagagaaaccgtatagctgtgatcaatgtgggaagagttttactacatctgcccaactgactctacaccagagaatacacacaggagagaaatcttatagctgtgatcaatgtggaaagagttttggtcgatctggccagctgacatcacaccagagaatacacacaggagagaaatcttatagctgtggtcaatgtggaaagagttttggtcgatctgaccatctgacatcacaccagagaacacacacaggagataaaccttatacctgtggtcaatgtgggaagagttttactacatctggctctctgactgtacaccagagaacacatacaggagagaaacctcatagctgtgatcaatgtgggaagaggtacactgataaaagatctctgattaaacatcagaaaatacatggagttgtttcatgatatcaatgaattaatgtcacaatgtggaatgttttaacattgtagtaggagtattttaatgatgtcacaatgtagaagcctaaatgtttgtcccctgttctattgatttcaacatgatatggatattagcctcaggggggaaatccaggctctgaattggaagagtactatttatgagatttaacaaaaagtgactaacacaaaaagagctgtgttacacttaccatgttgatgacccacttgaatcaaaatgcaacacttcaaaatgtagcgatctattttctacaaattgtcctctaatcagggatgtacacattactcccagattctgtgtggtttttgagctgttagttttaacaggacgtgcaacctcatctcccttctGTCACACAATTAATTTTGacatgatatcgatgagtgatgacaaataagggttgtgttcctttgtttagcgacccctacatttaaatgcatcactccaaaatgtagctgactgttttcagcaggttgtcctctaaccagtgaggtgaaagatatctcccatttccatgtgttttttttagtTGTTAGTTTCAACAtcacctacaacctgatttcccccctaatcgatatccgtgatttat from Salvelinus alpinus chromosome 2, SLU_Salpinus.1, whole genome shotgun sequence carries:
- the LOC139548509 gene encoding zinc finger protein 180-like; its protein translation is MSSLSYSPPATEEEVCWTEKEALIKEEEEENAVTVKQEVEGEAVTVKKEEKDVSVKEEEDAFRVKEEDAIFGVKEEKEEETVTILKHVEGEAVTVKEEEKDVTVKEEEVTVKGEEDAVFGVKEEGEMTVTLEEEEEIGDLFNTRERRDYRGSSGEPQQPHDADKAEKSFSTSEHLNKHLQRSTGKKPHCCSDCGKRFTSLAGIKIHQKIHTVEKPYSCQCGKSFTHSTSLISHQRTHTGEKPYSCDQCGKSFVTSGHLKIHQRTHTGEKSYSCDQCGKSFGRSGQLTSHQRIHTGEKSYSCGKCGKSFTTSAQLTLHQRTHTGEKPFSCTQCGMSFTQLSNLISHQRTHTGEKPYSCDQCGKSFTTSAQLTLHQRIHTGEKSYSCDQCGKSFGRSGQLTSHQRIHTGEKSYSCGQCGKSFGRSDHLTSHQRTHTGDKPYTCGQCGKSFTTSGSLTVHQRTHTGEKPHSCDQCGKRYTDKRSLIKHQKIHGVVS